The following proteins come from a genomic window of Emys orbicularis isolate rEmyOrb1 chromosome 9, rEmyOrb1.hap1, whole genome shotgun sequence:
- the UTS2B gene encoding urotensin-2B, with amino-acid sequence MDKICSVQLCLGLLTVFSIMLLIPSAHGKPLALQENPEFPERGDTNHQDVLLTLLLNKNLGWRQPADSNLELAKKFEELEQLEKLKEQLLAGEGSEEAYAEAGLLPSHPDKRACFWKYCV; translated from the exons ATGGACAAAATCTGTTCGGTTCAGCTCTGCCTTGGGCTCCTAACTGTTTTCTCCATAATGCTGTTGATACCGTCTGCACATGGAAAACCTCTTGCACTACAAG AAAACCCAGAGTTTCCGGAGAGAGGAGACACCAATCACCAAGACGTGCTCCTGACTCTGCTGCTTAACAAAAACCTCGGCTGGAGGCAACCCGCGGATAGCA ACCTGGAGCTGGCAAAGAAATTTGAAGAACTTGAACAG CTGGAGAAGTTAAAGGAGCAGCTTTTGGCTGGGGAAGGCTCTGAAGAGGCCTACGCCGAGGCAGGCCTGCTGCCATCACACCCTGACAAACGTG CCTGCTTTTGGAAATACTGCGTgtga